The proteins below come from a single Simkaniaceae bacterium genomic window:
- a CDS encoding glycosyltransferase family 9 protein, protein MKSRKYLAQNPLLIAYLKLFDAFIKLKKRKEPPEIQPELIKRVILCNIAHLGDVIISTAAIDVVKYLYPNASIGFLTSSHARKVIQNHPDIDSSHIFDHYKLNRAPISLFHKIVYHGISLMKVIKEIRSYRYDLAIDLYFYYPNCAFILHQAKIPYRIGFTSGGGGQLYNDPIHWIDRKQHVIDYYKELFERISIRKDNEIHLSPRLPYYPVDVFQKFALSQFVIFHPGSGSSHKEWGIKQWRSAYQRVIAMGYRVIFTGSGKREFNMIHQIAHEGDNFCNRLNWEEWVECTRHAACVITVDTAMQHIAAAVQTPCVALFTGVNAIELFSGYSSRSLNLIHPTQCYPCHLKKGCRSMACIQNISVDQVINGMLKLLNGGQVGPISPRSKREAHTATDVIDNIP, encoded by the coding sequence ATGAAAAGCAGAAAGTATTTAGCGCAAAATCCATTATTAATTGCCTATTTAAAACTCTTTGATGCCTTTATAAAATTAAAAAAAAGAAAAGAACCACCTGAGATTCAGCCTGAATTAATCAAGCGGGTCATATTATGTAATATTGCCCATCTAGGTGATGTTATCATCTCAACGGCTGCTATTGACGTTGTGAAATACCTATATCCAAACGCAAGCATTGGATTTCTAACGTCTTCTCATGCGCGAAAGGTCATTCAAAACCATCCTGATATTGATTCTAGTCATATTTTTGATCATTATAAGTTGAATAGGGCCCCGATCTCTCTCTTCCATAAAATAGTTTATCATGGCATCAGCCTAATGAAGGTGATCAAGGAAATACGCTCATATAGATATGATCTTGCTATCGATCTTTACTTCTATTACCCCAACTGCGCTTTTATTTTACACCAAGCAAAAATTCCATATCGCATTGGATTTACAAGCGGAGGAGGAGGCCAACTTTATAATGATCCAATCCATTGGATCGATCGGAAGCAACATGTGATTGATTATTACAAGGAGCTCTTTGAAAGAATATCCATTCGAAAAGACAATGAGATCCATCTTTCCCCTCGCTTACCCTATTATCCTGTAGATGTCTTTCAAAAATTTGCTCTTTCTCAATTTGTGATTTTTCATCCGGGAAGCGGATCTTCCCACAAAGAATGGGGCATTAAGCAATGGAGAAGTGCTTATCAACGGGTGATCGCGATGGGGTATCGAGTCATTTTCACCGGATCCGGAAAGAGAGAGTTTAATATGATTCATCAAATAGCGCATGAGGGGGATAATTTTTGTAACCGATTAAACTGGGAAGAATGGGTTGAGTGTACACGTCATGCTGCATGTGTGATTACTGTCGATACGGCAATGCAGCATATTGCTGCCGCAGTACAAACCCCTTGTGTTGCGCTCTTTACGGGGGTCAATGCAATCGAATTATTTTCCGGATATTCATCCCGATCATTAAATTTAATTCATCCCACTCAATGCTATCCCTGTCACCTCAAAAAGGGGTGCCGTTCTATGGCATGCATTCAAAACATTTCGGTTGATCAAGTGATTAATGGAATGCTTAAGCTATTAAACGGAGGCCAAGTGGGCCCAATCTCCCCTAGATCCAAGCGGGAAGCCCATACAGCTACCGACGTGATAGACAATATTCCCTAA
- a CDS encoding tyrosine transporter: MIKANHTIGATLLVAGTTIGAAMLAVPLTCGFMGFWPSLLLFIICWGFMLCSAFFFIDVNCAYQDETNIITMAGRTLNGFGRTIGWVFYMLLLYALVAAYISASGPIFAEAIQYITGLILPHWIQPFLLPILFGSFIYFGTLGVDLINRLLMLGLLLSYLVLVVFVPPHIDLSKLAHVDFKLGLIGVPVVITSFGYHIIIPSLATYLKHDKKELRKVVILGSLITLVIYIFWQILVLGVVPVKGEISLAQSWLSGSASSATPLAALLHQKWVKIGAHFFSFFAIVTSFLGVSLSLSDFLIDGLKIKKTWEGKLGACLLTFVPPLIFVFTYQRGFLIALEYAGAFVAILLIFLPAAMAWTLKKPIFYQKLRGRALLMIVIAFAASIVVIDILNSRGFFNEALKNYLD; encoded by the coding sequence ATGATCAAAGCTAACCATACCATTGGGGCAACACTACTTGTTGCCGGAACGACTATCGGTGCTGCCATGTTAGCCGTGCCGCTGACATGCGGATTTATGGGGTTTTGGCCCTCATTACTCCTCTTTATTATTTGCTGGGGCTTTATGCTCTGTTCAGCCTTTTTTTTCATTGATGTTAATTGCGCATATCAAGATGAAACAAATATCATTACGATGGCAGGAAGAACGCTCAATGGTTTTGGCCGTACCATTGGCTGGGTTTTTTACATGTTATTGCTCTATGCTCTTGTTGCTGCCTATATTTCTGCCTCCGGTCCCATATTTGCAGAAGCCATTCAATATATCACGGGTTTGATCTTACCTCATTGGATTCAACCCTTTTTACTACCCATTTTATTTGGGAGTTTTATCTATTTTGGAACACTGGGTGTTGATTTAATCAATCGATTATTGATGTTAGGACTTTTGCTTTCATATTTGGTTTTAGTTGTGTTTGTTCCTCCACATATTGATCTTTCTAAATTGGCACATGTTGATTTTAAACTAGGATTGATCGGAGTGCCGGTTGTGATCACTTCCTTCGGTTATCACATTATTATCCCTTCTCTTGCGACGTATTTAAAACATGATAAAAAAGAACTGAGAAAGGTCGTGATACTGGGAAGTTTAATTACGTTGGTTATTTACATTTTTTGGCAAATTTTGGTTCTTGGCGTTGTTCCTGTGAAGGGTGAGATATCTCTTGCCCAGTCTTGGCTTTCGGGCAGCGCTTCCTCAGCAACACCTCTTGCTGCACTATTACATCAAAAATGGGTGAAAATAGGAGCTCACTTTTTTTCATTTTTTGCTATTGTGACATCATTTCTGGGTGTTTCGTTGAGTTTATCTGACTTTTTAATTGATGGATTAAAAATCAAAAAAACATGGGAAGGAAAACTTGGGGCTTGTCTTTTGACATTCGTTCCCCCTCTTATTTTTGTATTCACTTATCAAAGAGGATTTTTAATTGCCCTCGAGTATGCAGGTGCTTTTGTGGCAATTTTATTGATTTTTTTACCCGCGGCCATGGCATGGACATTAAAAAAACCGATCTTTTATCAAAAACTAAGGGGAAGGGCGTTATTGATGATTGTCATTGCCTTTGCAGCAAGTATTGTGGTCATTGATATTCTCAACAGCCGAGGCTTTTTTAATGAAGCATTAAAAAATTATTTGGACTAG
- a CDS encoding FAD-dependent thymidylate synthase, with the protein MLENYEEFSESQIKILEKFVSNTSSNVFALRNLPEVIKGALFSRYSRSCLGLRSLLLKEFILNDETAFQEITNQREGQGQQDDQVVAIKKAQNFYDRILDGYGDDSIGELGGAHLACENVSMLAAKEIEDCRIGGSPLEKSTRYIYFDQKVDGDYLFYKEQALMTSAYREEYLQTCQNLFETYGALIPPLTQQMEQVFPKDESISKVAYTAALRAKVLDCIRGLLPSSTLTNLGLFGNGRFFETLLQRLSSHSLLEFQDIGHKGFEELSKIIPSFVRRSQTTHKHYTGYVRFKDEMQKRLRELTEFHTEKIPQSTKEGVQLISYSEDAPKTLAAALLYHYSPCALSDLKAYANGMTELEREQLFETVSATRTNRRHKSPRALEQVYFTFDILADFGVYRDLQRHRMLSQERQLLTCDYGYYVPKEVVGTPMEKVYCDAIEQAKAVYDKISIEFPEEAQYVVPMAYNIRWYFHINLRALQWMCELRSSPQGHPSYRLIAQEMAQQVIKEFPEFAPFFKFVDFEGYDLGRLDQEIRTEKRLNERQIFS; encoded by the coding sequence ATGCTTGAAAATTATGAAGAGTTTTCAGAGAGCCAAATAAAAATATTAGAGAAATTTGTCTCTAATACATCGAGTAATGTCTTTGCTCTCAGAAATTTACCTGAGGTTATTAAGGGGGCTCTTTTTTCTCGCTATTCGAGATCGTGCTTAGGACTCCGCTCCCTACTTTTAAAAGAATTTATTCTAAATGACGAAACGGCTTTCCAAGAAATTACCAATCAAAGAGAAGGTCAAGGTCAACAAGATGATCAAGTGGTGGCAATTAAAAAGGCTCAAAATTTTTATGATCGCATTTTAGATGGATATGGCGATGATTCAATTGGTGAGTTAGGTGGTGCCCACCTTGCTTGTGAAAATGTCTCTATGCTTGCTGCAAAAGAAATTGAAGATTGTAGGATTGGCGGATCGCCTTTAGAAAAATCGACACGCTATATTTATTTCGATCAGAAGGTAGACGGCGATTATTTGTTTTATAAAGAGCAGGCATTAATGACTTCCGCATATCGCGAAGAGTATTTGCAAACATGCCAAAATTTATTTGAGACATATGGGGCTTTAATCCCCCCGTTAACGCAACAAATGGAGCAAGTCTTTCCTAAAGATGAGTCGATTTCTAAGGTAGCCTATACAGCAGCCCTTAGAGCAAAAGTTCTAGATTGTATCCGGGGCTTACTTCCCTCATCTACGTTGACAAACTTAGGGCTTTTCGGCAATGGACGATTTTTTGAGACGCTATTACAACGCTTATCTTCTCATAGCCTTCTTGAGTTTCAAGATATAGGACATAAGGGCTTTGAAGAGCTCTCAAAAATTATTCCTTCTTTTGTTCGCCGATCACAGACAACACATAAGCACTATACGGGATATGTCCGCTTCAAAGATGAGATGCAAAAGAGACTAAGAGAGTTAACTGAATTTCATACGGAGAAAATTCCTCAAAGTACAAAAGAGGGGGTTCAACTCATTTCATATAGTGAAGATGCTCCCAAAACGCTTGCAGCTGCCCTTCTATATCATTACTCACCTTGTGCTCTTAGTGATTTAAAGGCCTATGCAAATGGAATGACCGAGTTAGAAAGAGAACAACTATTTGAAACAGTATCCGCAACTCGTACGAATCGCCGACATAAATCACCCCGTGCTTTGGAACAGGTTTATTTTACATTTGATATTTTGGCGGATTTTGGAGTCTACAGAGATCTTCAAAGACACCGAATGCTGTCTCAAGAACGACAGTTGTTGACCTGTGATTATGGTTATTATGTCCCAAAAGAGGTTGTCGGAACTCCCATGGAAAAAGTTTACTGTGATGCTATAGAACAAGCCAAAGCGGTATATGATAAAATTTCAATTGAATTTCCTGAAGAAGCCCAATATGTCGTTCCAATGGCATATAATATTCGCTGGTATTTCCACATCAATTTGAGAGCGCTTCAATGGATGTGCGAGTTGAGGTCATCTCCACAAGGGCATCCAAGTTATCGTTTAATCGCTCAGGAAATGGCGCAGCAAGTTATAAAAGAGTTTCCTGAATTTGCCCCCTTTTTCAAATTTGTAGATTTTGAAGGATATGATTTAGGGCGATTAGATCAAGAAATCCGCACTGAAAAACGATTGAATGAAAGGCAAATATTCTCATGA
- a CDS encoding tyrosine transporter, with protein sequence MKKIERKGSVFGGMLLIGGSCIGSGMLGLPILTGFAGFFPALLMFVFAWAFMTTTALFLVEVNGWFKGRVNFITMVQETLGPLGRFVCWITYLLLFYSLLVAYIALSGQHFSSILDLVLGRTLPNFLASIFFVFVFGWLVLMGTRYVDLCNRWLMLFKIGSFLVLVSVGVFSMLPSRLLHADVNYMLFALPILVISFGFHNMIPSLHYYLNGDVKRMRWAIIGGSLLIFAVYIIWEVVALGIIPLQGEYGIIECFKNGLDAAKAIKNIEKVQTIGVSAQFLALFAILTSFLAQTLSLAHFLGDGLKTKNRDSIGLIALALLPPLVFGIFYPKIFYAAINFAGGICAVILFGILPALMIWKGRYEFKKESMQLVGGGKLLIFGIALFAAFIVLFQLSNMIGLPFFKYP encoded by the coding sequence ATGAAAAAGATAGAGAGAAAGGGAAGCGTCTTTGGTGGGATGCTTTTAATTGGAGGAAGTTGCATTGGATCGGGGATGTTAGGCTTGCCTATCCTCACCGGTTTTGCCGGATTTTTCCCGGCGTTGTTAATGTTTGTATTTGCTTGGGCTTTTATGACGACGACAGCTCTTTTTCTCGTCGAAGTGAATGGTTGGTTCAAGGGGCGGGTTAATTTTATTACAATGGTTCAGGAGACATTAGGGCCATTAGGGCGTTTCGTTTGTTGGATCACGTACTTACTGTTATTTTATTCACTTCTCGTTGCCTACATTGCATTAAGTGGCCAGCATTTTTCCTCAATACTTGATCTTGTATTGGGTCGTACTTTGCCCAACTTTTTAGCGTCGATCTTTTTTGTCTTCGTATTTGGTTGGTTGGTTTTAATGGGGACAAGATATGTTGACCTCTGTAATCGCTGGTTGATGCTGTTTAAAATCGGCTCATTTTTAGTTCTTGTTAGTGTTGGTGTGTTTAGCATGCTCCCATCTCGCCTTTTGCATGCAGATGTCAATTATATGTTATTTGCGCTTCCCATTCTCGTCATTTCATTTGGTTTCCATAATATGATTCCGAGTTTGCATTATTATTTGAATGGGGATGTCAAGCGAATGCGTTGGGCCATTATTGGGGGATCCCTTCTTATTTTTGCAGTTTATATTATATGGGAAGTCGTTGCACTTGGCATCATTCCCCTTCAAGGGGAATATGGAATTATTGAATGTTTTAAAAATGGCTTGGATGCGGCAAAAGCGATAAAAAATATAGAAAAAGTGCAAACAATTGGGGTTTCTGCCCAATTCTTGGCGTTATTTGCGATTCTAACATCTTTTTTAGCCCAAACTTTAAGTTTGGCTCACTTTTTAGGAGATGGTTTAAAAACTAAAAATCGTGACTCCATTGGACTTATTGCACTTGCATTACTTCCGCCGCTTGTTTTTGGGATTTTTTATCCTAAGATTTTTTATGCTGCCATAAACTTTGCAGGGGGAATTTGCGCAGTGATTTTGTTTGGTATTTTGCCCGCTTTAATGATTTGGAAAGGGCGTTATGAGTTTAAGAAAGAGTCGATGCAACTCGTTGGAGGGGGTAAACTGCTTATTTTTGGCATTGCGTTATTTGCAGCGTTTATCGTGTTATTTCAACTTTCTAATATGATAGGATTGCCATTTTTCAAGTATCCATAA
- a CDS encoding glycosyltransferase, whose translation MKKIAFVHDWLVASAGAEKVLESLCESYSGDLFTLFCSKEWDKKWSFQQQKFQTSWLDCIPYIDKAYRYLLSFFPQAIQSFDLNEYNIVVSSSHSVAHHILTHADQLHICYCHTPMRYAWDLYHQYIHTLSNPLARIYVKRVLHRMRLLDFIAAQQVDCFIANSYTTARRIKKIYQRDVDLVIYPPVDIENFQLVKEKESYFVTLSRLVPYKKIDLMIEAFRRLPNERLVVVGDGPEMRRLKEKAPLNVELIGFQNTTSLPMLLGRAKAFIFAAIEDFGIAPIEAMACGTPVIALNQGGTKETVQHNQTGIHFQEQSSHSIMDAIHQFNQEQDRFDPERIRSYATQFSKERFQEAIRNYIEKKWSDFQ comes from the coding sequence GTGAAGAAGATTGCTTTTGTTCATGATTGGTTAGTTGCTAGCGCCGGGGCTGAAAAGGTATTAGAATCATTATGTGAGAGCTATTCGGGCGATCTCTTCACTCTTTTTTGTTCAAAAGAATGGGATAAAAAATGGAGTTTTCAACAACAGAAGTTTCAAACATCTTGGTTGGATTGTATTCCTTATATTGATAAAGCCTATCGCTACTTATTATCATTTTTTCCACAAGCCATTCAGTCATTTGACTTAAATGAATACAATATTGTGGTGTCGTCTTCCCACTCAGTTGCCCATCATATTTTAACACATGCAGATCAATTACATATTTGTTATTGTCACACCCCCATGCGGTATGCATGGGATTTATACCACCAATATATCCATACGCTAAGTAACCCCTTAGCGAGAATCTATGTCAAACGCGTTTTACATCGCATGCGACTCCTTGATTTTATAGCAGCCCAGCAAGTGGATTGTTTTATTGCAAATTCTTATACCACAGCTCGACGCATAAAAAAAATATATCAAAGGGATGTGGATCTTGTCATTTATCCCCCTGTTGATATTGAAAATTTTCAACTTGTCAAAGAGAAAGAATCCTACTTTGTTACGCTATCTAGATTGGTCCCATATAAAAAAATCGATTTGATGATTGAGGCATTTCGTCGTTTGCCAAACGAACGACTTGTTGTCGTTGGAGATGGGCCTGAAATGCGCCGACTGAAAGAAAAAGCCCCTTTAAATGTGGAGCTCATTGGATTTCAAAACACAACATCCTTACCGATGTTGCTTGGGCGCGCAAAGGCTTTTATTTTCGCAGCTATTGAGGACTTTGGAATAGCGCCAATTGAAGCAATGGCATGTGGGACACCGGTTATTGCGCTCAATCAAGGGGGAACTAAAGAGACGGTTCAACACAATCAGACGGGAATCCATTTTCAAGAACAGAGTTCTCATTCGATTATGGACGCGATTCATCAGTTTAATCAAGAGCAAGACCGTTTCGATCCCGAAAGGATTCGATCCTATGCCACACAATTTTCAAAAGAGCGATTTCAAGAGGCGATTAGAAACTATATAGAAAAAAAATGGAGTGATTTTCAATGA
- the uvrB gene encoding excinuclease ABC subunit UvrB — translation MPVLFELKSEFIPRGSQPEAIEALVSGVKAGRRAQVLLGITGSGKTFTMANLIAQVNKPTLILAHNKTLAAQLYQEFKGFFPNNAVEYFVSYYDYYQPEAYIARTDTYIEKDLAINDQIERMRLSATRSLVERSDVIIVSSVSCIYGIGSPDHYAKMRIRIHINQEVRRDDFLLKLVDIHYKRNDIELSRSTFRARGDVVEIALAYEENLGIRVEFFGDEVERISEIDPLTGRVLRRIDDIFIYPGSHYVTPEEVRLDAVESIRVELDQRAAEFEKEGKMIERHRILQRTKYDMELIKEVGFCKGIENYSRHFDKRPSGNPPSCLLDYFPDDFLMFIDESHQSVPQIRAMYNGDRARKTSLVEFGFRLPSAYDNRPLQFHEFYAHLNQVVYVSATPSLWEVNESEGEVIHQIIRPTGLLDPEIEVRPAQGQVDDCIDAIRHEVAKKGRVLVTTLTKKLAEDLSKYLMEVNIKAKYLHSDIVTLERIQIIKDLRRGEFDVLVGINLLREGLDIPEVTLVAILDADKEGFLRSETALIQTCGRAARNENGRVILYADVMTKSITNTIEITSERRKIQDEYNQKHQITPKTVKRERIETLNETFLGESYTKEKQELIKEENFITDPKEISRKIKELQKAMHDAATKYQYEEAAKYRDELKFYLSLEMLEGE, via the coding sequence GTGCCTGTTTTGTTTGAATTAAAATCAGAATTTATACCGCGCGGTAGCCAGCCCGAAGCAATTGAAGCGCTTGTCAGTGGAGTAAAGGCGGGCAGAAGAGCCCAGGTTCTTTTGGGGATTACCGGATCAGGTAAAACCTTTACCATGGCCAACCTCATTGCCCAAGTCAACAAACCCACTTTAATTTTAGCGCACAATAAAACCCTTGCCGCCCAACTGTATCAAGAATTTAAAGGGTTTTTCCCCAATAATGCAGTTGAATACTTTGTTTCCTATTATGACTATTACCAACCCGAGGCATATATTGCTCGAACAGATACGTATATTGAGAAAGATCTAGCCATTAATGATCAAATTGAGCGAATGCGTTTATCCGCAACCCGATCGCTTGTTGAGAGGAGTGACGTCATTATTGTCTCATCCGTCTCTTGTATTTATGGAATAGGTTCTCCTGATCATTATGCGAAAATGCGAATCCGTATCCATATTAATCAGGAAGTGCGACGCGATGATTTTTTACTTAAACTCGTTGATATTCATTATAAACGTAATGATATAGAACTTAGCCGTTCGACCTTTAGAGCAAGAGGAGATGTTGTCGAAATTGCCCTCGCTTACGAAGAAAACTTGGGAATTCGTGTCGAATTCTTTGGCGATGAGGTTGAAAGAATCAGTGAAATTGATCCTCTAACCGGAAGAGTTCTGAGACGAATTGATGACATATTTATTTATCCGGGATCCCACTACGTAACTCCTGAAGAGGTGAGGCTTGATGCTGTGGAATCCATTCGAGTTGAACTAGATCAAAGAGCGGCAGAGTTTGAAAAAGAAGGAAAAATGATCGAGCGCCATCGTATTTTGCAACGGACAAAATATGATATGGAGTTGATCAAGGAGGTAGGCTTTTGTAAGGGAATTGAGAATTATTCTCGCCATTTTGATAAGAGACCGTCCGGAAATCCCCCCTCTTGTCTACTCGATTATTTTCCCGATGATTTTTTAATGTTCATTGATGAGTCTCATCAGTCAGTTCCACAAATACGGGCAATGTATAATGGGGATCGCGCTCGAAAGACCTCGCTTGTCGAATTTGGTTTTCGACTTCCGTCCGCTTATGATAATCGCCCACTTCAATTTCATGAGTTTTACGCCCATCTCAATCAAGTGGTGTATGTTTCGGCAACGCCTAGTTTGTGGGAAGTTAACGAGTCAGAGGGCGAAGTCATTCATCAAATTATTCGACCTACGGGATTACTCGATCCGGAAATTGAAGTGAGACCGGCCCAAGGTCAAGTCGATGATTGTATCGATGCAATACGGCATGAAGTGGCTAAAAAAGGGCGGGTTTTAGTGACAACGCTCACAAAAAAACTCGCAGAAGATCTCTCAAAATATTTGATGGAAGTGAATATTAAGGCAAAGTACCTTCACTCGGATATTGTGACCTTAGAGCGTATTCAAATTATTAAAGATTTGAGGCGTGGTGAATTCGATGTTCTTGTGGGGATTAACCTTTTGAGGGAAGGTCTCGATATTCCCGAGGTAACGCTTGTTGCGATTTTAGATGCTGATAAAGAGGGGTTTTTACGCAGCGAAACGGCACTCATTCAAACATGTGGTCGAGCGGCAAGAAATGAAAATGGAAGGGTGATTTTATATGCTGATGTAATGACAAAATCAATAACGAATACAATTGAGATCACATCCGAGAGAAGAAAAATCCAAGATGAATACAATCAGAAGCATCAAATCACGCCTAAAACAGTTAAAAGAGAAAGAATTGAAACCCTGAATGAAACTTTTTTAGGTGAGTCATATACCAAAGAAAAACAAGAGCTAATTAAAGAAGAAAATTTTATAACCGATCCCAAAGAAATCAGCCGTAAGATTAAAGAGCTTCAAAAAGCGATGCATGATGCAGCTACAAAATATCAATATGAGGAAGCAGCAAAATATCGAGATGAATTGAAGTTCTATCTCTCTTTAGAAATGCTCGAAGGCGAATGA
- the hemB gene encoding porphobilinogen synthase: protein MLIRPRRNRKNPIIRSMLQETSLDIKDLIAPFFVIDGKDKIEPIEKMPGIFRYTIDTLIEEIEHVHRKGIQTIALFPALDQTKKSHLANEAYNPEGLIPRAIRAIKKALPSICLIADIALDPFTEHGHDGIISQNQEILNDETVDILIRQALTFAEAGVDIVAPSDMMDGRIRKIRIALDNAGFINTSILAYTAKYASALYAPFRDAVKVNLAFGDKKTYQLNPANIREALLETKLDQEEGADMLLVKPATLYLDVLSKMKENAHIPVGAYHVSGEYAMVIAAASQGIIDPHQIFYESLLSIKRAGASFIFTYAYRHMFDFFGH, encoded by the coding sequence ATGTTAATTCGACCTAGAAGAAACCGGAAAAACCCTATTATTCGCTCGATGTTACAAGAAACGTCATTAGATATTAAAGACCTCATTGCCCCCTTTTTTGTGATCGATGGAAAAGATAAAATAGAACCCATCGAAAAAATGCCCGGCATTTTTCGCTACACCATTGATACCTTGATTGAAGAAATTGAACATGTACATCGAAAAGGAATTCAAACAATTGCCCTTTTCCCCGCCCTTGATCAAACTAAAAAATCTCATTTGGCAAATGAAGCGTATAACCCTGAAGGGCTTATTCCACGAGCTATTCGTGCCATAAAAAAGGCCCTACCTTCAATTTGCCTCATCGCTGATATTGCTCTTGATCCCTTTACTGAACATGGGCATGACGGAATTATTTCTCAAAATCAAGAAATCTTAAATGACGAAACAGTAGATATTCTAATACGACAGGCATTAACCTTTGCAGAGGCAGGAGTTGATATCGTCGCCCCAAGCGATATGATGGATGGGCGCATTAGAAAAATTCGAATTGCCCTCGATAATGCAGGTTTTATCAATACATCGATCCTTGCCTATACGGCTAAATATGCTTCAGCGCTCTATGCCCCATTTCGAGATGCAGTCAAAGTCAATTTAGCATTTGGGGATAAGAAGACATATCAATTAAATCCGGCAAATATACGTGAGGCGCTACTCGAAACAAAACTCGACCAAGAAGAAGGGGCCGATATGCTACTTGTCAAGCCAGCAACGCTCTATTTAGACGTCCTCTCAAAAATGAAAGAAAATGCTCATATTCCTGTGGGGGCTTATCACGTTTCCGGAGAATACGCCATGGTCATTGCAGCAGCCTCTCAAGGTATCATTGACCCACATCAAATATTTTATGAATCCCTTTTGTCCATTAAAAGAGCCGGGGCCAGTTTTATTTTCACATATGCGTATCGTCATATGTTCGATTTTTTTGGCCATTAA
- a CDS encoding glycosyltransferase family 9 protein: MSKKFLIIKIGALGDIIMTLPILSYIKRNAPDAQIDWLCGMQGRCIIEATHLVDRMYTIDEHKLLWGHFFHKFRQVWKAWKQIAFHRYDYILLAHADRRYRFLSLFSIAKEKRFLSDNQNNEMIPGRYHGNEYIRILLYQQLERDELLIFPDIRQQVSPDMQQFIKQIPNAYVVMNPGGNPLTEPGKFLRMWPLEMYKKLALDLASHGIMTVLIGHCSDETNLQFFQGEHVINFVGKTGFIDLVFLFQKAKAVITHDSGPMHLAVWAKAHLIALFGPTRPSEKLPMHDPNYAQRIYCLWGGEQLKCRPCYDGRMYAPCRQPVCMHLIDRSKIVQKIIDWNGL, translated from the coding sequence ATGTCTAAAAAATTTTTAATCATTAAAATTGGGGCATTGGGCGATATCATTATGACACTCCCTATTTTGTCTTATATTAAAAGAAATGCCCCGGATGCTCAAATTGATTGGCTATGCGGAATGCAAGGTCGGTGTATCATTGAAGCGACTCATTTAGTTGATCGAATGTATACAATTGATGAACACAAGCTTCTATGGGGGCATTTTTTTCACAAGTTTCGACAAGTATGGAAGGCATGGAAGCAGATTGCTTTTCATAGGTATGACTATATTTTATTGGCTCATGCTGATCGGCGTTACCGGTTTTTATCCTTATTTAGCATTGCAAAAGAAAAGCGCTTCTTATCGGATAATCAAAATAATGAGATGATTCCCGGGCGATATCATGGAAACGAATATATTCGCATTTTACTATATCAGCAGTTGGAAAGGGATGAATTGCTCATCTTTCCCGACATTCGGCAGCAGGTTTCACCGGACATGCAACAATTTATCAAACAAATTCCCAATGCCTATGTTGTCATGAATCCCGGGGGGAATCCCTTAACTGAGCCCGGGAAGTTTTTAAGAATGTGGCCCCTTGAAATGTATAAAAAACTAGCATTAGATCTTGCAAGCCATGGTATAATGACAGTCCTTATTGGGCACTGTTCTGATGAGACGAATTTGCAGTTTTTTCAGGGGGAGCATGTGATTAACTTCGTTGGTAAAACGGGCTTTATTGATTTGGTTTTTTTATTTCAAAAAGCAAAAGCAGTGATTACTCATGATAGTGGTCCAATGCATTTGGCTGTTTGGGCTAAAGCACATTTAATTGCACTTTTTGGGCCCACAAGGCCGAGTGAGAAATTACCGATGCATGATCCTAATTATGCCCAAAGAATTTACTGCCTATGGGGAGGTGAACAATTAAAATGTCGCCCTTGTTATGATGGCAGGATGTATGCCCCTTGTCGGCAGCCGGTGTGTATGCATTTAATTGATCGTTCAAAAATTGTTCAAAAAATCATTGATTGGAATGGGTTGTGA